The bacterium genome includes the window GATAAAGAACTTTGGCCGCAAGGCGGCAGATACCTTCCTCGTGATAGCTACTATCGAGGGCGGCTCAGGAGTAGTCTATGCTGATACCCTTACTTGGTCGCTTACCGCCGATACCGAGGATACGGTCTCCTTCAAGGAGTTCAAGCCCACGGATGCCGCCAACTACACCATTACCGTCTCAACCCTCATGACCCCCGACGAGTCCGACGAAGATGACGAGATGTCCAAAACCCTCTACGGCTCAGGTATAGTCGAGCCCGTAACACCTACCTCCCCCTCCGCCATCCAGCTTGAGATTACATCACTCTCCTCAGTCCGCTACACGTTACCCTCAGGCGAGCGTGGCACCCTTACCGTATACGACCCATCAGGCCGTCGTATCGAGAGCTACCGAATCCAGGGTGAGGGTCAAGTGGCGATGAAGTCGAGTCTCTCATCCGGCGTATACTTTGTGAAGCTGGAGGCAGGAAAGACGTCGGTGACAAGGAAGGCGGTGGTTTTGCGTTAATAACCCCCTCCTAGCGCTTCCTTGAAGCGCAATCCTCCCCACGAGGGGGGAGGGGTAAGAATAGGAAATCCCCCCTACCCCCCTTAATAAGGGGGGCTCCCTCACCCGGCTGAAGCCGACCTCTCCCGTTAGGAGAGGTTTTTCCTGCCCCCTCCCTTCGGGAGAGAGGAATCCATTGACACTATCTAAAAACCTCCAATCCTTTCATCCCACAAATCTGCTCCGCACGTTGCTCCTCAAGCGTCGTCATTTCATGTCGAGGGACCCCTCTTACTCGATGCCGAAATCATGCGCTTCCAGCCGCTCCCTCGCAATGACATTTTTATCTCAGTGTGTTAGACACCAGGGTCTGAAATCGATTCTGCCGAACTCATGCGCTTCCAGCGCTCGTTCGGCCAATGCGGCAACCAGCCGCTACTTTTGGGGAGTATTTGACCATAAAATGTGGCTACGTTTCTTTAATTCTGACTGCGATTTCAGTAGCCCTAAAAAAGATGGTATCATTCTTTAAAGTGAGCGAATGCAATCATCCTGATATCACTTAACTTATTCAGAATTCAGAAGTTAGAGATAAATGAACCTTGGCTTCCTGCCAGGGAGCTGCCCAGGGCAGTGCTACGTCGAGTTCGAGTCTTCCGATAGGCGTTCCGACCGCGACCCCGACTCCGTAACTTGCAAATAATGCATAGCTTGGGATCCAGGCTGCATCGAAAAGCGGGTAGATGGAAAAAGCCTCGGTACCCCACCTTAGCTCCTGCCTAGACCATACAAGACCAGCCGCCCTGAACTCCTCCTCCTGATAACCCCTTAAACTGCGGGCGCCTCCTAACGGTATAAGTTCAGTATTTATGAGAGTATCTGTTGAATAGACGAGCCCGGCGTTCGGGTTAACACTGATGCTGAAACGCCAGGGAAGAGAAATCGATATATTCAAGCTGCCTACGCTCTTAAGATAGGTCGAATTCTTGATGCTTCTGCGCTGCCCGCCTTTGATATCCAGGTTTATAATCCACGTTTTGATGCGAGTTGTAGCAAGATTTTTGGAAATCTCCAAGGAGTCTGAACGGTCAAGCTCGTAAGCGTAGCCGAGTAAGGTCTCGAAATTCTTGCGTTTTATGAACACACCCCCGCCTGCTTCAAGATGAAATGACGTAGTATCAAAACTTCTGAACGATGCGGACGCTTCCACGCCGAAAGGCAATAGAAGCGGATTGGGAACCCGGCTCAAAAAGGAAAAAAATAAACCATAGCGGGAAAGCCTGCGACCGGATAGAGAAAAAACCTCCCTCCAGCCAAGGACATTGGAAACATATACATCCGCTATTCCTGTAAGTCCTTCTTTGGAAGAATATCCCAGACCAGTGTTCAAACGAGACATGATTCTTTGCTCCCTTACATGGAAGTTAAGGGTAGCAAGCGAGTCGTCACCTAAAAGCTCCCAGTCGATAACTTCGCAGCCTTCATCATGAAGTGCTTTTTTGAGTAATTCTACTTCAGGACGGGAGAATCTAAAGTTACTAAAACCGGCAAGATAAGAAAGATACCGGGGCTTTGTATAGAAACTGCCTTTGAAACCGAGATTCGAGACCGTGACCAATTGGCCTGAATCGAGTTTTGTCTCAAGAATGAGAGTATCGGCTTTTAGGGTTGAATTATTAACAGACAAGGAAGCGAAGGCATAACCGCTGTCAATGAAAGGAGATAGTATTATTTCCGCAGTTCTATTCCAAAAAAAACTATCCGACTGAAAGACATACGAGGATTCAACAGCGATAATCTTGATCCATTGCGGATTAATTTCATTTGGAATTGTAAGACCTGAAAGTATCAGGGCATAAAGAGATAGGGTCGCCATTCCTCGGGTGTTGTACCGAAAGACTGCAGGATAAATGAGAAGTAATGCGGCTTCTTGGGTCTTCTTTTAAGCGCGATGCCTGCCTCGCTTGGTGTGCGGTTGCCCTTCCTTGAGTTACAGTCCTCGCAAGCGCAGACGAGGTTCTCCCAATCGTCCCTCCCTCCAGCCGTACGGGGGATAATGTGATCGAGCGTCATCCTCGCCGTTGATGTACCGCAATACTGACACGTATAGTTGTCGCGTCTCATAACATTGGATTTCGTCAAAGGGATTTCTCTGCGGTGAAATTTTACTATTCTGTTTAGTCGAAGAACCGAAGGTAAAGATATTGACTCGTTTACTGCGTGGATTTTTATTCCGTCTGCTGTTTCAATTATTTCGGCCTTCCCCATGTAGTATAGCACAACAGCTCGGCGCGCCTTGCAGATGCCTAACGGCTCATAGCTCCTGTTAAGAACTAGGACGCGGCTATCTAGTGCAGCTTCAACCCCCTAACAGTCTGTGATTCCGACAAGGAAGAGCTTCTTCTTAAGCTCGTCGCGAACCTTGGTTAGATATTCAATCTGCTGTCTTACTCGCGGGCCGTTGTTTGCAGGGTCAATTGAATTTGCCTTGTTGAGATAATTCTCAGCAGTACGGGCGTTTGCACATCCGGACTGCCATGCTTCCTTGGTTTTTTCGGTAACTGTACGGCCTGCCTTTCTTGCATATATCGCGCCCAAGAAATAGAGCGCATCCGGGTAGTTTGGATCTTTTGAAAGGATATAGCTGAACTCTTTTTCTGCAGCGCCTTCCTTGCCAGCGTTCATATAAACGACGCCGAGGTACACATGCGGAATAAGCTTGGTGGAATCGAGTTCGATAGCTTCTTTAAGCACGTTTTCTGCCATGGTATAGTTCTTCTGACACAGATAAGCGTTGGCAAGCTTGGTATAAATCTCAATCTTATCCGGACGCAGTTCTTTTGCCTTGCCGTAGGCTTCTGCCGCTTCCTTGCACATATCGAGTTTGACGTAAATATCACCGAGCTTTTCCTGCGCAAAAGGGTCATCAGGCTTGGCCTTGACGATTATAAGCTCCTGTTCTAGGGCTTCCTTGTAC containing:
- a CDS encoding BamA/TamA family outer membrane protein, which codes for MSVNNSTLKADTLILETKLDSGQLVTVSNLGFKGSFYTKPRYLSYLAGFSNFRFSRPEVELLKKALHDEGCEVIDWELLGDDSLATLNFHVREQRIMSRLNTGLGYSSKEGLTGIADVYVSNVLGWREVFSLSGRRLSRYGLFFSFLSRVPNPLLLPFGVEASASFRSFDTTSFHLEAGGGVFIKRKNFETLLGYAYELDRSDSLEISKNLATTRIKTWIINLDIKGGQRRSIKNSTYLKSVGSLNISISLPWRFSISVNPNAGLVYSTDTLINTELIPLGGARSLRGYQEEEFRAAGLVWSRQELRWGTEAFSIYPLFDAAWIPSYALFASYGVGVAVGTPIGRLELDVALPWAAPWQEAKVHLSLTSEF
- a CDS encoding T9SS type A sorting domain-containing protein, whose translation is IKNFGRKAADTFLVIATIEGGSGVVYADTLTWSLTADTEDTVSFKEFKPTDAANYTITVSTLMTPDESDEDDEMSKTLYGSGIVEPVTPTSPSAIQLEITSLSSVRYTLPSGERGTLTVYDPSGRRIESYRIQGEGQVAMKSSLSSGVYFVKLEAGKTSVTRKAVVLR
- a CDS encoding HNH endonuclease yields the protein MRRDNYTCQYCGTSTARMTLDHIIPRTAGGRDDWENLVCACEDCNSRKGNRTPSEAGIALKRRPKKPHYFSFILQSFGTTPEEWRPYLFMP
- a CDS encoding tetratricopeptide repeat protein, whose translation is MKKLIVTALAVIVFMIPLACLGVRQNNKDKDKGVVPDSVRKFEADQFLSIGVDLHKKQMYDSALVIFDKSLEKYPNYYKAMVAIAVTHQDRRDIMSAGDWYRKIYTVYPDSVEGLLGLSGVYLKLGYSQPEYLDSAKFYYDEGIKKFPNESDFYHGLAEVYKQTGGVEAADSVYKAGIAVNPENLAIRNAYVDFLVGLKRYKEALEQELIIVKAKPDDPFAQEKLGDIYVKLDMCKEAAEAYGKAKELRPDKIEIYTKLANAYLCQKNYTMAENVLKEAIELDSTKLIPHVYLGVVYMNAGKEGAAEKEFSYILSKDPNYPDALYFLGAIYARKAGRTVTEKTKEAWQSGCANARTAENYLNKANSIDPANNGPRVRQQIEYLTKVRDELKKKLFLVGITDC